One stretch of Tenacibaculum sp. MAR_2010_89 DNA includes these proteins:
- a CDS encoding transcriptional regulator — protein MDVDKKVCNYIAKEWVKPSKSNRNFALDHNIDEKTVRKILQVNGYRMPLRTLTKICEARNLKLEGFFKLIQV, from the coding sequence ATGGACGTAGATAAAAAGGTTTGTAATTACATCGCTAAAGAATGGGTTAAACCAAGTAAGTCAAATAGAAACTTTGCTTTAGACCATAATATTGATGAGAAAACAGTTAGAAAAATACTACAAGTTAACGGTTATAGAATGCCTTTAAGGACTCTAACCAAGATTTGTGAAGCAAGAAATTTAAAACTCGAAGGCTTCTTCAAGTTAATTCAAGTTTAA
- a CDS encoding IS1595 family transposase produces the protein MNFKSLPQLLDYFREESTCIEYYENIRWKGNPTCPRCGSDKPYKTNRGYKCSNNDCYKKFTVKVGTIFQNSKIPMRIWFAAIFLATTYKKGISSVQLALDLGITQKSAWFVLHRIREMLKERAPKMLGKNNTVEVDETYIGGREGNKHFKKRRSSVNKSFTNNGKVFNPKKTVIGVIERKGKVVLKHSPNAQINHVKAFISSSVTKGSTIYSDEAPVYNYLKNNYTHKSVKHSANKYVVGNVHTNTIENFWSVLKRGLYGIYHQVSEKHLSRYLAEYSARFNTRELSSHDRFIKFLGNGEHVLSYKKLTI, from the coding sequence ATGAATTTTAAATCACTACCACAATTACTAGATTATTTCAGAGAAGAAAGTACTTGTATTGAATATTATGAGAACATCAGATGGAAAGGAAACCCAACTTGTCCTCGTTGTGGTAGCGATAAGCCATATAAAACAAATAGAGGTTATAAATGTTCAAATAACGATTGCTATAAAAAATTTACAGTTAAGGTAGGAACGATATTTCAGAATAGTAAAATACCTATGAGAATTTGGTTTGCTGCGATATTTTTAGCAACGACATATAAGAAAGGTATAAGTTCTGTTCAACTAGCTTTAGATTTAGGAATTACTCAAAAGTCAGCTTGGTTTGTATTACACAGAATTAGAGAAATGCTAAAAGAAAGAGCACCTAAAATGTTAGGAAAGAATAATACTGTTGAGGTAGATGAGACTTATATTGGAGGTAGAGAAGGGAATAAGCATTTTAAGAAAAGACGTTCTTCTGTAAATAAATCATTTACTAATAACGGTAAGGTTTTTAACCCTAAGAAAACTGTTATTGGAGTTATAGAGCGTAAAGGAAAAGTTGTATTAAAGCATAGTCCTAATGCTCAAATAAATCACGTAAAGGCATTTATATCTAGTAGCGTTACCAAAGGTTCTACAATTTATTCAGATGAAGCGCCTGTATATAATTACTTAAAAAATAACTACACGCATAAAAGCGTTAAACATAGTGCCAATAAATATGTGGTTGGAAATGTACATACAAACACAATAGAAAACTTTTGGAGTGTTTTAAAGCGTGGATTGTATGGTATTTATCATCAAGTAAGTGAGAAACACTTAAGTAGATATTTAGCTGAATATTCAGCTAGATTTAATACTCGTGAACTTTCTTCTCACGATAGATTTATAAAATTTCTTGGAAATGGAGAACACGTTTTATCTTACAAAAAACTAACTATATAA
- a CDS encoding single-stranded DNA-binding protein, whose amino-acid sequence MNALKNRVQLIGNLGNDPEIITLESGKKLAKFSIATNETYKNSTGEKVTDTQWHNIVAWNKTAEIIEKYLEKGNEVVIEGKLTSRSFDDKEGNKRYVTEVVCNELLMLGNK is encoded by the coding sequence ATGAACGCACTAAAAAACAGAGTACAGTTAATTGGAAACTTAGGAAATGATCCAGAAATTATCACTTTAGAAAGTGGTAAAAAACTAGCTAAATTTTCAATAGCAACTAATGAAACGTACAAGAACTCTACAGGGGAAAAGGTAACTGACACACAATGGCACAATATTGTAGCTTGGAACAAAACAGCAGAAATCATTGAAAAATATTTAGAAAAAGGAAACGAAGTTGTTATTGAAGGGAAATTAACATCACGCTCTTTTGATGATAAAGAAGGTAATAAACGATATGTAACAGAGGTAGTTTGTAATGAATTATTAATGTTAGGAAACAAATAA
- a CDS encoding phosphotransferase yields the protein MAQYTVLNDESIQTILIHYGIEKVTSYKILSGGSENTNYLINTNGKAFVLTVCEQKSVQEAEELASLLNYLERNNFSTSKLVKAKTGKLTVTFSNKPIILKEFIEGDILQDFPDNLLVYLGEELAKLHQVKVPNYVPKTLNYGSIDRFDEVQVYAPDSSFYKWLKEVKTYIKKYIYPELPKSLIHSDIFYSNIIVSDDLKTGTIMDFEEACYYYRVFDIGMMIVGTCCQEETINLHKAKKLLKGYQQNIKLKEVEIEALQAFTIYGATATAFWRHQNFNYINVIPSMKNHYVSMKNLADSILSISINEFKTVFNK from the coding sequence ATGGCACAGTATACAGTTTTAAATGATGAGAGCATACAAACCATTTTAATTCATTACGGTATTGAAAAAGTAACTTCTTATAAAATATTAAGTGGTGGTTCTGAGAATACTAATTATTTAATAAACACAAATGGTAAAGCGTTTGTATTAACAGTTTGTGAACAAAAGTCAGTTCAAGAAGCAGAAGAATTAGCTTCTTTATTAAACTATCTTGAACGTAATAATTTTAGTACTTCAAAATTAGTAAAGGCAAAAACAGGAAAACTTACTGTAACATTTAGTAATAAACCTATTATACTAAAAGAATTTATTGAAGGTGATATACTACAGGATTTTCCTGATAACCTACTAGTTTATTTAGGTGAAGAGTTAGCTAAGCTACATCAAGTAAAAGTACCTAATTATGTTCCAAAAACTTTAAATTATGGTAGTATAGATCGTTTTGATGAAGTACAGGTTTACGCACCAGATTCTTCTTTTTATAAATGGTTAAAAGAGGTAAAAACCTATATCAAAAAATACATATATCCAGAACTACCAAAATCATTGATACATAGCGATATTTTTTACAGTAACATTATTGTTAGTGATGACCTAAAAACTGGTACTATTATGGATTTTGAAGAAGCTTGTTATTACTATCGTGTATTCGATATTGGAATGATGATTGTTGGAACTTGCTGTCAAGAAGAAACAATAAACCTACATAAAGCTAAAAAATTACTTAAAGGATACCAGCAAAACATAAAATTAAAAGAAGTAGAAATTGAAGCTCTACAAGCTTTTACAATTTACGGAGCAACTGCAACTGCTTTTTGGAGGCATCAAAACTTCAATTATATAAATGTTATACCCTCAATGAAAAACCATTATGTTTCAATGAAAAATTTGGCTGATTCAATATTAAGTATTTCTATTAATGAATTTAAAACTGTATTTAATAAATAA
- the thrC gene encoding threonine synthase — MLQFVSNKGGGKPVDFETAILDGFALDGGLYVPEILPEIKEEQLKEWKDLSYVELAFEILSLFIDRSIISENELKGILQTAYAPFEKKEIIPLYKIKSRKDTYIMELFHGPTISFKDVGLAFLVNLVNFFLERKKEHLTIVVATTGDTGPATAYFAAGKSNIDAWVLYPKGLITEEQERQMTTLQQANVHPVGVSNCPDGGDDLDAVISKLYANKPFKEKLKLSSVNSINWGRVMMQTVHYFYGYLQVVDTVGEQVNMSVPSGGFGNLCAGGLARKMGLPIKYLVAANNKNACLHRIFSEGRFTKEEIIETPSSAIDILIPFNFWRYLYFCIDKDTERIKKWMDEFKTTGNVTFDKETFETYKKGFLSNSSSDQETLNLINEIYTAESYLLDPHGAVSLNATDVLKNVLGNEKLICLATAHPSKFPEVIKKALSISVLPKAGTHQSIENEKRLCEKVHLCNHEYLEEALIHAMETNWDLTKGK, encoded by the coding sequence ATGCTTCAATTTGTTAGTAATAAAGGAGGTGGAAAACCTGTTGATTTTGAAACAGCAATATTAGATGGTTTTGCTCTTGATGGAGGATTATATGTTCCTGAAATATTGCCAGAAATTAAAGAAGAGCAATTAAAAGAATGGAAAGATTTAAGTTATGTAGAATTAGCTTTCGAAATCCTTTCTTTATTCATAGATCGCTCTATTATTTCCGAAAATGAATTAAAAGGCATACTGCAAACGGCCTATGCTCCTTTCGAAAAGAAAGAGATTATTCCATTATATAAAATAAAATCTAGAAAAGATACCTACATTATGGAGTTGTTTCATGGTCCAACAATTTCATTTAAAGATGTAGGGTTGGCTTTTTTAGTGAATTTGGTTAACTTTTTTTTAGAACGAAAAAAAGAGCACCTTACTATTGTTGTAGCTACTACAGGTGATACCGGTCCAGCCACAGCATATTTTGCAGCGGGAAAATCAAATATAGATGCCTGGGTGTTATACCCAAAAGGATTAATTACTGAAGAACAAGAACGTCAAATGACCACTTTACAGCAAGCGAATGTTCATCCTGTTGGTGTATCAAACTGTCCTGATGGTGGTGATGATTTAGATGCAGTAATAAGTAAGCTATATGCTAATAAACCATTTAAGGAAAAACTAAAATTATCAAGTGTTAACTCTATTAATTGGGGACGTGTGATGATGCAAACTGTTCATTATTTTTATGGATATCTGCAAGTTGTTGATACCGTTGGTGAACAAGTTAATATGTCAGTACCTTCTGGTGGATTTGGTAATTTATGCGCTGGTGGACTAGCCCGTAAAATGGGATTACCTATAAAATATTTAGTAGCTGCCAATAATAAAAATGCTTGTTTACATCGTATATTTTCAGAAGGAAGATTTACCAAAGAAGAAATCATTGAAACACCTTCTTCTGCAATAGATATTTTAATTCCGTTTAATTTTTGGAGGTATTTATATTTCTGTATAGATAAAGATACTGAAAGGATAAAAAAATGGATGGATGAGTTTAAAACTACTGGAAATGTAACATTCGATAAAGAAACTTTTGAAACCTATAAAAAGGGATTCCTTTCAAACAGTTCATCAGACCAGGAAACACTAAATCTAATTAATGAAATTTACACTGCTGAATCTTATTTATTAGATCCGCATGGGGCAGTATCATTAAATGCTACTGATGTTTTAAAAAATGTTTTAGGTAATGAGAAATTGATTTGTTTGGCAACTGCACATCCATCAAAATTTCCTGAGGTAATAAAAAAGGCACTATCCATTTCTGTTCTACCTAAAGCAGGTACACATCAAAGTATAGAAAATGAAAAACGCCTTTGTGAAAAAGTTCATTTGTGCAATCATGAATATTTAGAAGAAGCTCTTATACATGCAATGGAAACAAATTGGGATTTAACAAAAGGAAAATAA
- a CDS encoding NAD(P)-binding domain-containing protein, with translation MATVINLEEIKSILKNIDIIAAMEEGFIQYSNGNTVVPPVGELLFEKPKGDAHIKYGYIKNDDYYVIKVASGFYDNVKLGIASSQGLMLLFDQKTGVPKAILLDEGHLTDIRTAAAGALAARYFAPKKIKAIGIIGTGIQAKLQLQYLQKHTPCSSVWVWGRNKENVKKFVQELGTDFNIQIAESPSEIAKNCNLIVTTTPSEIALLKAEDIQVGTHITAVGSDTEHKQELESELLKKADIVIADSIPQSKSRGEIYKAVSDGKISENTVIELGTAVQDLKLQRTKDSQITIVDLTGVAVQDIMITKAVYNGYLKNK, from the coding sequence ATGGCGACTGTTATTAATTTAGAAGAAATAAAATCCATACTAAAAAACATAGATATAATAGCTGCTATGGAAGAAGGATTCATTCAATATAGTAATGGAAATACAGTAGTTCCTCCTGTTGGAGAATTATTATTTGAAAAACCTAAAGGAGATGCACATATCAAATACGGATATATTAAAAATGATGACTATTATGTAATTAAAGTTGCATCTGGATTTTATGATAATGTAAAATTAGGAATTGCTTCTAGTCAAGGATTAATGTTATTATTCGATCAAAAAACAGGAGTTCCAAAAGCTATTTTATTAGATGAAGGGCATTTGACTGATATTCGTACAGCAGCAGCAGGTGCTTTAGCAGCAAGGTATTTTGCTCCAAAAAAAATAAAAGCAATCGGAATTATTGGAACTGGAATACAAGCAAAATTACAATTACAATATCTTCAAAAACATACACCTTGTTCTTCTGTTTGGGTTTGGGGAAGAAACAAAGAGAATGTAAAAAAGTTTGTTCAAGAACTTGGTACTGATTTTAATATTCAAATTGCAGAATCACCTTCTGAAATCGCAAAAAACTGTAACCTTATAGTAACTACTACACCTTCTGAAATCGCTTTATTAAAAGCAGAAGATATTCAAGTAGGAACACATATTACAGCAGTTGGTTCAGATACAGAACATAAACAAGAATTAGAAAGTGAATTACTAAAAAAGGCAGACATTGTTATTGCTGATAGTATTCCACAGAGTAAAAGTAGAGGAGAAATTTATAAAGCTGTTAGTGATGGTAAAATTTCAGAAAATACAGTCATTGAATTAGGAACTGCAGTTCAAGATTTAAAATTACAACGAACGAAGGACAGTCAAATTACAATTGTTGATTTAACTGGAGTAGCTGTACAAGATATTATGATAACTAAAGCGGTGTATAACGGCTACTTAAAAAATAAATAA
- a CDS encoding pyridoxal-phosphate dependent enzyme, with translation MVHKKDIEIAYKNIKDDILKTPLVHSPKLSAISGANVYLKMEHLQITDSFKIRGVLTKLKSINKKDFNKTFVAASTGNHAAAFGYASDKFGFKGKLFLPKNIREEKLTGISKYAFETVLYGNSSMETERKAREYAKEIDGVLIHPYNDPEIIKGQGTIAIEIAEQFPEVDTVIVPIGGGGLISGICSYFSENKNVTIVGSQPINASEMEQSIKINKIVSPSKYSTIADAAAGGIEENSLTFIICKKHLSHVETIKEEDIKKAVAFLYKFHETTVEPTAALPVAALLNGDKYRNKNVVVVLTGKKINKQLLTEINKNYGDCY, from the coding sequence GTGGTACATAAAAAAGATATTGAGATCGCTTATAAAAATATTAAAGATGATATTTTAAAAACACCTTTAGTACACTCTCCAAAATTGAGTGCTATTTCTGGCGCGAATGTGTATTTAAAAATGGAACATTTACAGATAACAGATTCATTTAAAATACGAGGTGTGCTAACGAAATTAAAGAGTATTAACAAAAAGGACTTTAACAAAACCTTTGTAGCAGCTTCAACAGGAAATCACGCAGCAGCATTTGGATATGCTTCAGATAAATTTGGATTTAAAGGGAAGTTATTTTTACCAAAAAACATTAGAGAAGAAAAATTAACAGGAATTTCTAAATATGCTTTTGAAACCGTTTTGTACGGAAATTCTAGTATGGAAACTGAGCGGAAAGCAAGAGAATATGCTAAAGAAATTGATGGAGTTTTGATTCACCCATATAATGATCCAGAAATTATAAAAGGGCAAGGAACAATTGCTATTGAAATAGCAGAACAATTTCCTGAAGTAGATACGGTTATAGTTCCTATTGGTGGTGGTGGACTTATTTCTGGAATTTGTTCTTATTTTTCAGAAAACAAAAATGTAACTATTGTAGGTAGTCAACCAATAAATGCTTCAGAAATGGAACAATCTATAAAAATAAATAAAATTGTTTCTCCAAGTAAATATAGTACGATTGCTGATGCTGCTGCAGGAGGAATAGAAGAGAACTCCTTAACATTTATTATTTGTAAAAAACACCTTTCTCATGTTGAAACAATTAAAGAAGAAGATATAAAAAAAGCAGTAGCCTTTTTATATAAATTTCATGAAACAACAGTAGAACCTACTGCTGCATTACCAGTTGCAGCATTATTAAATGGAGATAAATATCGCAATAAAAATGTGGTAGTAGTTTTAACAGGAAAAAAAATAAACAAACAATTATTAACTGAAATAAACAAAAATTATGGCGACTGTTATTAA
- a CDS encoding M20/M25/M40 family metallo-hydrolase — protein MKKFIKKSLIGLLTIGVLTVILIFFFPQVLYVSALGQKMLMKMEGEQVAEFYFKENQTSKDTLYMKGIIYSNTLTDIKKVLDNNPQITTITMVNVGGSIDDEVNLVASQEIRKRNINTYLPKNGMVASGGTDMFLAGTKRQVHPTAKLGVHSWSGGDKVALDFPKEHEEHKKYLNYYKEMEIPTDFYWYTLKAAPADGIHWMTSEEIINYNITTDTRSELLSLQEKLSSNEFKGRGTENNQLAQDLITTYFENVGLGKFNNTYNSPFTFINKKTTKKREGTNIIGYIKGKKYPNKYIVIGAHYDHLGIVNDTIYNGADDNASGTAALLVLAKHFKSHQPEHSIIFAAFDAEELGLHGSKFFVENPPIPLEDIQLNFNFDMISRNPKNEIYVVGTYPYPQFKSLVEKVAKTSSLKVSYGHDNPNDKTKDYWMFSSDNGPFHKKGIPNITFSEEDHPSYHKPTDDFENINPTFYKNVVKLIQKTIENIDQNFPTK, from the coding sequence ATGAAAAAATTCATTAAAAAAAGTCTCATTGGACTATTAACAATTGGTGTTTTAACTGTAATTCTAATTTTCTTTTTCCCTCAAGTACTATACGTATCTGCATTAGGACAAAAAATGCTCATGAAAATGGAAGGTGAACAAGTTGCTGAATTCTATTTTAAGGAAAACCAAACAAGTAAAGACACTCTTTACATGAAAGGAATTATATATAGTAATACACTTACTGATATAAAAAAAGTATTAGATAACAATCCACAAATAACAACAATTACTATGGTTAATGTTGGTGGATCTATTGATGATGAAGTTAACTTGGTAGCATCTCAAGAAATTAGAAAACGTAATATAAACACCTATCTTCCAAAAAATGGAATGGTAGCTTCTGGAGGAACAGATATGTTTTTAGCTGGAACTAAAAGACAAGTACATCCAACAGCTAAGCTAGGAGTTCATTCTTGGTCTGGTGGAGATAAGGTTGCTTTAGATTTTCCTAAAGAGCATGAAGAACATAAAAAGTATTTAAACTACTATAAAGAAATGGAAATCCCTACTGATTTCTATTGGTACACTCTTAAAGCTGCTCCTGCTGATGGTATTCACTGGATGACTTCAGAAGAAATTATTAATTATAATATTACAACAGATACGAGATCAGAATTACTGAGTTTACAAGAAAAACTCTCTTCTAATGAATTTAAAGGTAGAGGGACAGAAAACAATCAACTAGCTCAAGATTTAATTACTACTTATTTTGAAAATGTTGGGTTAGGGAAATTTAACAACACCTATAATTCTCCTTTCACCTTCATTAATAAAAAAACGACTAAGAAACGAGAAGGGACAAACATCATTGGGTACATAAAAGGAAAAAAATATCCAAACAAATATATTGTTATTGGTGCTCATTATGATCATTTAGGTATTGTTAATGATACTATTTATAATGGAGCTGATGACAATGCATCGGGTACTGCTGCATTATTAGTTTTGGCAAAACACTTCAAAAGTCATCAGCCAGAACATTCTATCATTTTTGCAGCTTTTGATGCTGAAGAATTAGGATTACATGGCTCTAAGTTTTTTGTTGAAAATCCACCAATACCTTTAGAAGATATTCAATTGAATTTTAATTTTGACATGATTAGTCGTAATCCAAAAAACGAGATTTATGTTGTAGGTACTTATCCATATCCACAATTTAAATCTTTGGTTGAAAAAGTAGCAAAAACAAGTTCTTTAAAAGTGTCTTACGGACATGATAATCCTAATGATAAAACGAAAGATTATTGGATGTTCTCATCAGATAATGGTCCATTTCATAAAAAAGGAATTCCAAACATCACTTTTAGTGAAGAAGATCATCCTAGTTATCATAAACCAACAGATGATTTTGAAAATATAAATCCTACGTTTTATAAAAATGTTGTGAAACTAATTCAAAAGACCATTGAAAATATAGATCAAAATTTCCCAACTAAATAA
- a CDS encoding YafY family protein: protein MASNKNALIRYKTIDQCLRNTMRTWTLDNLIEACSDALYEYEGKDVYVSKRTIQLDIQHMRSDKLGYNAPIEVYQRKYYRYSEDDYSIKNIPVTDADVKVMNEAIEMLRQFKDFSLFKEMDGVLQRLEDSVYSSNKSNRAIIHLDKNEQLKGLEFIDPIYDAIKNKNVIKITYQSFKARQASDMVLHPQLLKEYNNRWFLLATHKNNYITLALDRVSNIAIEENIELNDLQIDGDIFYKDVVGATVTNSRPQRIQFWIEKRHAPYVITKPLHKSQRLIKRVEDGVIFNIFVKTNFELERLLLGYGDSIEILKPEKLRNQILHKLKNTINRYSNSENNEGD, encoded by the coding sequence ATGGCTTCAAATAAAAATGCATTAATCCGTTATAAAACGATTGATCAATGCTTACGAAATACCATGCGAACTTGGACTTTAGATAATTTAATTGAAGCTTGTTCTGATGCGTTGTATGAATATGAAGGAAAAGATGTATATGTAAGTAAGCGTACTATTCAGTTAGACATTCAGCATATGCGCAGTGATAAGTTAGGATATAATGCTCCTATTGAAGTATATCAACGGAAGTATTATAGATATTCAGAAGATGATTATAGCATAAAAAACATTCCTGTTACTGATGCTGATGTAAAGGTTATGAATGAAGCCATAGAAATGTTACGTCAGTTTAAAGACTTCTCTTTGTTTAAAGAAATGGATGGTGTTTTACAACGATTGGAAGATTCAGTTTATTCTTCCAACAAAAGTAACAGAGCCATTATTCATTTAGATAAAAATGAACAGTTAAAAGGCTTAGAGTTTATAGATCCTATATACGATGCTATAAAAAACAAAAATGTAATAAAGATAACTTACCAATCCTTTAAAGCACGACAAGCTAGTGACATGGTTCTACACCCGCAGTTATTAAAAGAATATAATAATAGATGGTTTTTATTAGCTACCCATAAAAATAATTATATAACATTAGCATTAGATAGAGTTTCTAACATTGCTATTGAAGAAAATATAGAGTTAAACGATTTACAAATTGATGGCGATATTTTTTATAAAGATGTAGTTGGAGCAACCGTTACTAATTCAAGACCACAACGTATTCAATTTTGGATTGAAAAAAGACATGCTCCATACGTAATTACTAAGCCACTTCATAAATCACAACGTTTAATAAAACGTGTAGAAGATGGTGTTATATTTAACATATTTGTGAAAACTAATTTTGAACTCGAACGTTTGTTATTAGGATATGGAGATTCTATAGAAATACTAAAACCTGAAAAACTAAGAAACCAAATACTTCATAAACTAAAAAATACTATTAACAGATACTCTAATTCTGAAAACAATGAAGGTGACTAA
- a CDS encoding RtcB family protein: MMENKTKITGKELIEMGFKSGKWFPEAMEYINSNELSEKETLEYLEQFRSGPEIPLLENPASFNINIKAENELEEENVHKVITSMEVLMKTPTIVDGSIMPDACPTGPAGTIPVGGVVVAKNAIHPGMHSADICCSVMLTDFGKADPKEVLDAAHSNTHFGPGGRDRNTQFRFPMDLLAEIEANPFLNTQKCISAARSHLGTQGDGNHFLFIGTSKKTGNTMMVTHHGSRGFGANLYSRGMQVAEQFRKELSPQTLKQNAWIPFDTEEGENYWEALQIIRKWTKLNHEVLHDATLDKLGIEKENRYWNEHNFVFKEGDLFYHAKGATPLDAKFMPDITGPRLIPLNMSEPVLIVEGKTTKSNLGFAPHGAGRNVSRTQHRKSKTGTFEEIFKEETKGIDARFFSNEIDITELPSAYKNAESVRNQMEEFGLGEVIDEVVPYGCIMAGDWQKNAPWKNKRRQNRKR, encoded by the coding sequence ATGATGGAAAATAAAACTAAAATTACAGGAAAAGAATTAATTGAAATGGGATTCAAATCAGGAAAATGGTTTCCAGAAGCGATGGAATATATAAACTCAAATGAGTTGTCAGAAAAAGAAACATTAGAATACTTAGAGCAATTTCGTTCAGGACCTGAAATTCCATTGTTAGAAAATCCAGCGAGTTTTAATATTAATATTAAGGCTGAAAATGAGTTAGAAGAAGAGAATGTACATAAAGTAATCACTTCAATGGAAGTATTAATGAAAACCCCAACGATTGTTGATGGATCTATAATGCCAGATGCTTGTCCTACTGGACCAGCTGGAACCATTCCAGTAGGTGGAGTAGTGGTAGCTAAAAATGCGATTCATCCAGGGATGCATAGTGCTGATATTTGTTGTTCTGTTATGTTAACTGATTTTGGAAAAGCTGATCCGAAAGAAGTGTTAGATGCTGCACATAGTAACACACATTTTGGGCCAGGAGGTAGAGATAGAAATACGCAGTTCCGTTTTCCGATGGATTTATTAGCTGAAATAGAAGCAAACCCTTTTTTGAATACTCAAAAATGTATTTCTGCCGCAAGAAGTCATTTAGGAACACAAGGAGATGGAAATCACTTTCTATTTATTGGTACTTCTAAAAAAACAGGAAATACAATGATGGTAACACATCATGGAAGTAGAGGTTTTGGAGCTAATTTGTATTCAAGAGGAATGCAAGTTGCAGAACAATTTAGAAAAGAATTGTCTCCACAAACATTAAAACAAAATGCGTGGATTCCGTTTGATACTGAAGAAGGAGAAAATTATTGGGAAGCATTACAAATTATAAGAAAATGGACAAAGTTAAACCATGAAGTTTTACATGATGCAACTTTAGATAAGTTAGGAATTGAAAAAGAAAACAGGTATTGGAATGAGCATAATTTTGTATTTAAAGAGGGCGATTTGTTTTACCATGCAAAGGGGGCAACTCCGTTAGATGCTAAGTTTATGCCAGATATTACTGGGCCACGTTTAATTCCATTAAACATGAGTGAACCAGTATTGATTGTGGAAGGAAAAACGACTAAAAGTAATTTAGGATTTGCACCTCATGGAGCTGGTCGAAATGTTAGTAGAACACAGCATAGAAAGAGTAAAACAGGAACTTTTGAAGAAATTTTTAAAGAAGAAACTAAAGGTATAGATGCTCGTTTTTTTTCTAATGAAATTGATATTACTGAGTTACCTTCTGCTTATAAAAATGCAGAGAGTGTTCGTAACCAAATGGAAGAATTTGGTTTAGGTGAAGTTATTGATGAGGTTGTGCCTTACGGTTGTATTATGGCAGGTGATTGGCAAAAAAATGCACCTTGGAAGAATAAAAGAAGACAAAATAGAAAGAGGTAG
- a CDS encoding nucleotidyltransferase domain-containing protein encodes MEKRILEYLANLEREKDIEILFAVESGSRAWDFASPDSDYDIRFVYKHKREWYLNLWEQKDTIQFMTDDDLDGSGWDIRKALQLLSKSNASFLGWLFSPVVYRADEVFLKEIKELANLNFNPVSGFYHYHSMNKGFEEKLGTSEMTIKSFFYAIRTALCANWIVKNKTIPPVLLREMYSLLEENHQKKLDDLILLKSKNIEKSILNIDNDLINLVRKIVEENNDMKNSLLNTKPKKEEFNRFFIKNV; translated from the coding sequence ATGGAAAAGAGAATTTTAGAGTACTTAGCAAATTTAGAACGTGAAAAAGATATTGAAATATTATTTGCAGTAGAATCGGGGAGCAGAGCTTGGGACTTTGCTTCTCCAGATTCTGATTATGATATACGATTTGTATATAAACACAAAAGAGAATGGTACTTAAACCTTTGGGAGCAAAAAGATACGATTCAATTTATGACTGATGATGATTTAGATGGATCAGGATGGGATATTCGAAAGGCATTACAATTGTTATCTAAATCAAATGCATCGTTTTTAGGGTGGTTGTTTTCACCAGTTGTTTATAGAGCAGATGAGGTTTTTCTTAAAGAAATTAAAGAATTAGCTAACTTAAATTTTAATCCAGTTTCAGGGTTTTATCACTATCACAGTATGAATAAAGGGTTTGAAGAAAAATTAGGAACTTCAGAAATGACTATAAAAAGCTTTTTTTATGCTATTAGAACAGCTTTATGTGCTAATTGGATAGTGAAAAACAAAACGATTCCGCCAGTACTATTAAGAGAAATGTATTCTTTATTGGAAGAAAATCATCAAAAAAAATTAGATGATTTAATTCTGTTAAAGAGTAAAAACATAGAAAAGAGTATTTTGAATATTGATAATGATTTAATCAATTTGGTAAGAAAAATTGTTGAGGAGAATAATGATATGAAAAACAGTTTATTAAATACAAAACCTAAAAAGGAAGAATTTAATAGGTTTTTTATAAAGAACGTTTAA